One window of Phycisphaeraceae bacterium genomic DNA carries:
- a CDS encoding NADH-quinone oxidoreductase subunit C — MTQSKPNLEHPTFKIVKDSLPASRFRATEFRGQSTLIVEPADLHRVMSFLKSDPRCAYDFLSDVIGVDYLGYPAQMPGRFAVIYNLVSSSRDDRFFVKVFLDPSKPTEGTEEDPSLVIDSVTDLWPGAEWTEREVFDMFGIRFNNHPDLRRILTWESFPAHPLRKDYPVRGRGEREHYRIVDRTSS; from the coding sequence ATGACACAGTCGAAACCCAATCTCGAGCATCCGACGTTCAAGATCGTGAAGGACTCTTTGCCGGCGTCTCGCTTCCGCGCGACGGAGTTCCGAGGTCAATCCACCCTGATCGTTGAACCCGCCGATCTGCATCGGGTCATGTCTTTCCTGAAGAGTGATCCCCGGTGTGCGTACGACTTCTTGTCAGACGTGATCGGCGTCGATTACCTGGGTTATCCGGCTCAGATGCCCGGCCGCTTCGCCGTGATCTACAACCTGGTGAGCAGCTCACGCGACGACAGGTTCTTTGTGAAGGTCTTCCTCGATCCGTCGAAACCGACGGAAGGTACCGAAGAAGACCCCTCGCTCGTGATCGACTCTGTGACGGATCTCTGGCCCGGTGCCGAGTGGACAGAGCGTGAAGTGTTCGACATGTTCGGGATACGGTTCAACAACCATCCCGATCTCCGGCGCATCCTGACGTGGGAGTCGTTTCCTGCTCACCCGCTGAGGAAGGATTACCCAGTTCGAGGCCGGGGTGAGCGCGAGCATTACCGGATTGTTGATCGCACGTCGAGCTGA
- a CDS encoding PD40 domain-containing protein, whose translation MPSEASIGVADRNAPNANQITYTFDGADFDPMVSADGSVIVYASTQHRPTPDIYLKHVGSSVIRQLTNDASSNAMPALSPDGSRVAFCSDRSGNWDIYVMPVGGGPAVQITTDSSHDIHPSWSPDGTRLVFGRLGQTTRRWEMWVVDASSPTVSEFIGFGMFPEWCPIAGTGESGSDKILFQRSRERGDRAFGLWTLDYGNGRVGNLTQIIASPLSAFINASWAPDGKHIAFATVPTPAAWSDASAARPPRAELWMMPVTGGARVALTSGDAVDLMPTWGPDNRIFFVSDRSGSDNIWSMDLSPAILAITGSEPASRSVITGSGTRTITLERDQPLANVRERE comes from the coding sequence GTGCCTTCTGAGGCGTCGATCGGCGTGGCCGATCGGAACGCGCCGAACGCGAACCAGATCACCTACACATTCGATGGCGCGGACTTTGACCCGATGGTCTCAGCCGACGGATCGGTCATTGTCTATGCCAGCACGCAGCACAGACCGACACCTGATATTTATCTGAAGCACGTCGGCTCAAGCGTCATCAGACAGCTCACGAACGATGCGTCCAGCAACGCCATGCCCGCCTTGAGCCCGGACGGCAGCCGCGTTGCGTTCTGCTCCGATCGCTCGGGAAACTGGGATATCTATGTCATGCCCGTCGGCGGCGGACCCGCGGTTCAGATCACAACAGATTCGTCGCACGACATCCACCCGTCCTGGTCGCCTGACGGAACAAGACTTGTCTTCGGCCGCCTCGGTCAGACCACGCGCCGATGGGAGATGTGGGTCGTCGACGCCTCCAGCCCGACAGTCTCGGAGTTCATCGGATTCGGCATGTTCCCAGAATGGTGCCCGATTGCCGGCACCGGCGAGAGCGGCTCGGACAAGATCCTCTTCCAACGCAGCCGCGAACGTGGAGACAGGGCTTTCGGCCTCTGGACGCTCGACTACGGCAATGGACGCGTGGGGAATCTGACACAGATCATCGCTTCGCCTCTCTCCGCGTTCATCAACGCATCGTGGGCTCCGGACGGGAAGCACATCGCGTTCGCGACGGTCCCGACCCCTGCCGCGTGGTCCGATGCATCCGCCGCCCGGCCTCCGAGAGCGGAACTCTGGATGATGCCAGTGACGGGCGGTGCGCGTGTCGCGCTCACATCGGGCGACGCGGTCGACCTCATGCCGACATGGGGTCCCGACAACAGGATCTTCTTCGTCTCTGATCGCTCAGGATCGGACAACATCTGGTCAATGGACCTCTCTCCTGCGATCCTGGCGATCACCGGCTCCGAGCCCGCATCGAGATCGGTCATCACCGGATCTGGCACCAGAACAATCACACTCGAACGAGACCAACCTCTCGCAAACGTGCGAGAGAGAGAGTAA
- a CDS encoding tyrosine recombinase XerC, which yields MSSLSIIEAFATYLIDERHFSPYTARCYGADLRQYVDFLCSEHGTEINEKREAEIFSQLADRAAQPGQSKTDHNVLAKIAPHSLTGLICDATADSIRAFLAHLGEQQYSAATMARKIATLRSFYKWADRRGFSSTNPMMMIRTPRQGKRLPKAITVEQVERLLSAPGDSDVLGVRDRAMLETLYSTGIRVSELVGFDIEDLDISGEALRVRGKGKKERLVPLGSHALASITRYIAMVKADPRFAQNWTDARPTHPFFMNKHGQRLSSRSVRRKLDKYLIRVGLDPSISPHTLRHSFATHLLDNGADLRSVQELLGHQSLSTTQIYTHLTSQRTKDAYKSAHPRAEAI from the coding sequence ATGTCGTCTCTTTCGATTATTGAAGCGTTCGCGACCTACCTGATTGACGAGCGCCACTTCAGCCCATACACGGCCCGCTGCTACGGTGCCGACCTCCGCCAGTACGTCGATTTCCTCTGTTCCGAGCACGGGACAGAGATCAATGAGAAGCGAGAGGCGGAGATTTTCTCCCAGCTCGCTGACCGTGCCGCACAGCCCGGTCAGTCCAAGACCGACCATAACGTCCTGGCCAAGATCGCCCCCCACTCGCTCACCGGCCTGATCTGCGACGCAACTGCAGACTCGATCAGGGCCTTTCTCGCCCACCTGGGCGAGCAGCAGTACTCCGCGGCAACAATGGCCCGCAAGATCGCGACCCTGCGCTCGTTCTACAAGTGGGCGGATCGCCGCGGCTTCTCGTCCACAAATCCGATGATGATGATCCGCACGCCGCGCCAGGGCAAGCGATTGCCGAAGGCGATCACCGTCGAGCAGGTAGAGCGCTTGCTCTCTGCCCCGGGCGACTCAGACGTGCTCGGTGTGCGCGACCGCGCGATGCTCGAGACCCTCTACTCAACCGGTATCCGCGTCAGCGAGCTCGTCGGCTTCGACATCGAGGATCTCGATATCTCCGGCGAAGCGCTGCGTGTGCGCGGCAAGGGGAAGAAGGAGCGTCTCGTTCCGCTCGGCTCTCACGCGCTCGCATCGATCACCCGTTACATCGCGATGGTCAAGGCCGACCCTCGCTTCGCCCAGAACTGGACCGATGCCCGCCCGACACACCCGTTCTTCATGAACAAGCATGGACAGAGACTGTCCAGCCGCTCCGTCCGCAGAAAGCTCGACAAGTACCTCATCCGGGTCGGGCTCGATCCCTCGATCAGCCCGCACACGCTTCGCCACTCGTTCGCGACGCACCTGCTCGATAACGGTGCCGATCTCCGCAGCGTCCAGGAACTGCTCGGCCACCAGTCACTCAGCACGACGCAGATCTACACCCATCTCACATCGCAGCGAACCAAGGATGCGTACAAGAGCGCACACCCGAGGGCCGAGGCGATCTGA
- the folK gene encoding 2-amino-4-hydroxy-6-hydroxymethyldihydropteridine diphosphokinase: MPVDDEISGQVSPSDGVAVVAYIGLGSNLGEKAATLESAICQIARLPHTRVIARSDWMQTAPVGVTDQPDFLNGVIAIETLLPSRRLIGELLRIEAEHGRDRATVSRWGPRTLDLDLLLYGSAMIDEPGLQVPHPRMFEREFVLAPLAQIAAQARIPGYGHTVAEALERLRCGD; this comes from the coding sequence GTGCCGGTCGATGACGAGATATCGGGGCAGGTGAGTCCGAGCGACGGCGTGGCTGTTGTCGCGTACATCGGGCTCGGTTCCAACCTGGGCGAGAAAGCGGCGACGCTGGAGTCCGCGATCTGTCAGATTGCACGGCTGCCTCATACACGCGTGATCGCGAGATCGGACTGGATGCAGACCGCCCCGGTCGGCGTCACCGATCAACCGGACTTTCTCAACGGAGTCATTGCGATCGAGACCTTGCTGCCCTCGCGGCGGCTGATTGGGGAGCTGCTGCGGATTGAGGCAGAGCACGGGCGGGACCGTGCGACGGTGTCCCGATGGGGGCCTCGGACCCTGGATCTCGATCTCTTGCTCTATGGGAGTGCGATGATCGACGAACCGGGACTCCAGGTTCCGCACCCGCGGATGTTCGAGAGAGAGTTTGTCCTCGCGCCACTGGCCCAGATCGCTGCCCAGGCAAGGATCCCTGGATATGGTCACACAGTGGCGGAGGCATTGGAGCGGCTGCGATGTGGCGACTGA
- a CDS encoding FliA/WhiG family RNA polymerase sigma factor encodes MRGHGRYAARHAEAWLAGSPYESWPIEEVWREYQKAPSEELRNYLMEKFLPLVRYNAERIYARLPDEVDIEDLMSAGLFGLMDAIDAYDLDRKVKFETYCAPRIRGAILDELRSMDWVPRLVRHRTAKVDHARQKIEMETGHEASDQQVAQRLGIPFEEFEKYKRDSVAVNTISLTRKCFGSDGTRELREIDVIRDETQRNPLRMLQSRDLREMLTKGLSRAERLIVILYYYEGMTMKEIGATLALSESRVSQMHSSILARLKAQMQHKMRELEDDGSDR; translated from the coding sequence ATGAGAGGACACGGGCGGTACGCCGCGCGTCACGCTGAAGCGTGGCTTGCGGGTTCGCCGTATGAATCGTGGCCCATCGAAGAGGTGTGGCGGGAGTACCAGAAGGCCCCGTCGGAGGAGTTGCGAAACTATCTCATGGAGAAGTTTCTGCCGCTTGTCCGTTACAACGCCGAGCGGATCTATGCACGCTTGCCTGACGAGGTCGACATCGAGGACCTGATGTCCGCGGGCCTGTTCGGCCTGATGGATGCGATCGACGCATACGACCTCGACCGAAAGGTGAAGTTCGAGACGTATTGCGCCCCCCGCATTCGCGGCGCGATTCTTGACGAACTCCGATCCATGGACTGGGTCCCTCGCCTTGTGCGTCATCGCACGGCGAAGGTCGACCACGCTCGCCAGAAGATCGAGATGGAGACCGGGCACGAGGCCTCGGACCAGCAGGTTGCCCAGCGACTGGGCATTCCGTTCGAGGAGTTCGAGAAGTACAAGCGTGACTCCGTCGCCGTGAACACGATCAGTCTCACACGCAAGTGCTTCGGCTCCGACGGCACGCGCGAGCTGCGAGAGATCGATGTGATCCGCGATGAAACGCAGCGGAACCCGCTGCGGATGCTGCAGAGCAGGGACCTTCGCGAGATGCTCACAAAGGGGCTTTCCCGTGCGGAGCGTCTGATCGTGATTCTGTACTACTACGAGGGGATGACGATGAAGGAGATCGGCGCGACGCTCGCTCTTTCTGAGTCTCGCGTCAGTCAGATGCACTCTTCCATCCTCGCTCGCCTGAAGGCCCAGATGCAGCACAAGATGCGGGAACTCGAGGACGACGGCAGCGATCGCTGA
- a CDS encoding P-loop NTPase, producing MSVPPVISPTPVRYREANVGVDQAARLRSLAEAAQRAPAIVPIESPPEVSRDRRGWPGVIAVGSGKGGVGKTALSVNLAIALSKRGLRVTVVDGDLGTANIDVVCGLSPSRRLDLLTSDRQLSQGVAPLRALSIDTGLGFRLVPGAAGVARVADGDRTACHALVMGLGTLGADADIVVVDAGAGIGVGVRSWMHAADVPLIVATPEPAAIADAYGLMKALRVENRSTAARAGLVLNQVGSAAESERVVERLGAVVQRFLQMDLRTAGTISWDRDMVLASRTRRPLLSDPGRSRARRDIVALSQTVAEWVRLSHATTVRGAR from the coding sequence ATGAGCGTGCCTCCGGTGATCTCGCCCACGCCTGTTCGATATCGAGAGGCCAACGTGGGAGTCGATCAGGCCGCACGGCTCCGTTCGTTGGCGGAGGCAGCGCAGCGTGCTCCGGCCATAGTTCCGATCGAGTCGCCGCCGGAGGTCTCCCGTGATCGGCGGGGGTGGCCTGGCGTTATCGCCGTTGGATCTGGGAAGGGAGGCGTCGGGAAGACTGCTCTCTCTGTCAATCTCGCGATTGCGCTCTCGAAGCGGGGTCTGCGCGTTACGGTTGTCGATGGCGATCTGGGCACTGCGAATATCGATGTGGTGTGCGGCCTTTCTCCGTCACGTCGGCTCGACCTGCTGACTTCGGACCGCCAACTGTCCCAGGGTGTGGCACCGCTTCGGGCTTTGTCGATTGATACCGGGTTGGGGTTTCGGCTTGTTCCCGGTGCCGCGGGCGTGGCGCGGGTAGCGGATGGCGACAGAACCGCCTGTCACGCGCTGGTGATGGGGCTGGGCACGCTTGGTGCCGACGCGGACATCGTGGTTGTAGATGCCGGCGCGGGGATCGGCGTCGGGGTGAGATCGTGGATGCACGCTGCGGATGTGCCGCTCATCGTGGCGACGCCAGAGCCGGCAGCGATCGCGGACGCATATGGATTGATGAAGGCACTGCGCGTTGAGAATCGGTCAACGGCGGCTCGCGCGGGGTTGGTGCTCAATCAGGTCGGCTCTGCCGCTGAATCTGAGCGAGTTGTCGAGCGGCTCGGTGCCGTGGTTCAGAGGTTCCTGCAGATGGATCTCAGAACCGCGGGCACGATCTCGTGGGATCGTGACATGGTGCTCGCATCGCGAACCCGTCGTCCGCTCCTGAGCGACCCCGGAAGGTCGCGAGCGAGGCGAGATATCGTGGCGCTCTCGCAGACGGTTGCTGAGTGGGTTCGGCTGAGCCATGCGACAACTGTTCGGGGCGCGCGTTAG
- the flhF gene encoding flagellar biosynthesis protein FlhF has protein sequence MELKTYRAHSMADALSEVKKDLGKDAVILHARSFKVGGVMGVGARTMVEITASSDQRAPGPRPRAAVGANPQVTPTRVREPVLSPSATSIPAIARAYALPDFSEPGKPREPVPGQTPAARDIATPVPVVPVPSVLPRTRVGINPVDEAARATLESELASIKKLVSEVLEISRRPPTEPTTATGPRLGGPLGGCVDALRRHGVASVWIDELVERVQADPTIGGSSQGVWRAIRSTLASMVPISPVADGVAPRRGRPRVVALVGPTGVGKTTTIAKMAADLALRQNKKVGIIAADTYRIAAVEQVKTYAGIIGLPVEVVRGPEEMAGAIGRSHGVDVVLVDTAGRSQRDSERLNELAEVIAAAEPDRVHLVLAATAAEPVLLEAVASFGVLRPTSLAFTKLDEAVALGSLINLPRSLGLGLTYLTNGQDVPDNIEVASGERVVSILLGHPSRNEQESRRPVG, from the coding sequence ATGGAACTGAAAACCTACCGCGCTCACAGCATGGCGGACGCGCTCTCAGAGGTCAAGAAAGACCTCGGGAAAGACGCGGTCATTCTTCACGCACGTTCATTCAAGGTCGGCGGCGTCATGGGCGTTGGTGCCCGAACGATGGTCGAGATCACAGCGTCGTCTGACCAGCGGGCGCCGGGTCCCAGGCCGCGGGCGGCTGTTGGTGCGAACCCTCAGGTGACGCCGACTCGGGTCCGCGAGCCGGTTCTGTCTCCTTCGGCGACGTCAATACCAGCCATTGCGAGAGCTTATGCTCTGCCTGATTTTTCTGAGCCGGGCAAACCACGCGAGCCGGTGCCTGGACAGACGCCCGCTGCTCGCGACATCGCGACGCCGGTTCCGGTTGTTCCTGTTCCGAGCGTGTTGCCTCGCACTCGGGTTGGTATCAATCCGGTTGATGAGGCAGCCAGAGCGACGCTCGAGTCTGAACTGGCATCGATCAAGAAACTCGTGAGCGAGGTGCTCGAAATCAGCCGGCGTCCTCCGACAGAGCCCACCACGGCCACAGGTCCGCGCTTGGGGGGGCCACTCGGCGGCTGTGTCGATGCGCTGCGTCGGCATGGTGTGGCCTCTGTCTGGATCGATGAGTTGGTCGAGCGCGTGCAGGCGGACCCCACGATCGGCGGCAGCAGCCAGGGTGTCTGGAGAGCAATCCGGAGCACGCTGGCCTCGATGGTGCCGATCTCGCCGGTTGCCGATGGCGTCGCTCCGAGGCGAGGGCGACCCCGCGTTGTTGCGCTTGTCGGTCCGACTGGCGTCGGCAAGACGACAACGATCGCGAAGATGGCCGCGGATCTTGCACTGCGACAGAACAAGAAGGTCGGGATCATCGCTGCGGATACATACAGAATCGCAGCGGTCGAGCAGGTGAAGACCTACGCGGGCATCATCGGCCTTCCTGTAGAGGTTGTGAGGGGACCCGAGGAGATGGCGGGTGCGATAGGTCGCTCGCATGGCGTGGATGTCGTCTTGGTAGATACCGCGGGTCGGTCGCAACGCGACTCCGAGCGGTTGAATGAACTGGCAGAAGTCATCGCGGCGGCAGAGCCAGACCGCGTGCATCTTGTCCTCGCGGCAACGGCTGCTGAGCCCGTTCTTCTTGAAGCGGTGGCATCATTCGGCGTGCTTCGGCCGACTAGTCTCGCCTTCACGAAGCTGGATGAGGCGGTCGCTCTGGGCTCGCTCATCAATCTTCCGCGTTCGCTCGGGCTTGGTCTGACGTACTTGACGAATGGGCAGGATGTGCCCGACAACATCGAGGTCGCAAGCGGCGAGCGGGTCGTGTCGATCTTGCTCGGCCACCCGAGTCGTAATGAACAAGAGAGCAGGAGGCCTGTGGGATGA
- the flhA gene encoding flagellar biosynthesis protein FlhA — translation MNDGRASATATGGITAWVARHRGLVVPVAFVLMIVVIVVPLPPAALDIMISLNIAASVIVLLTCIYMAKPLEFSVFPSLLLATTLTRLVLNIASTRLILTADASSPAEAALVAGHVIRAFGNFVAGDSLFVGVVIFLIIVIVQFVVITKGAGRVSEVAARFTLDAMPGKQMAIDADLNAGMIDEAEARRRRDEIRQEADFFGAMDGASKFVRGDAVAGIIITIINVLGGFAIGIIDRGWPAGQTAEVFTKLTIGDGLTSQIPSFIIAIASALIVTRSGSREDLGQELTGQLISQPKGLFITTGFLTLLAMTPLPTIPLLTCAGLIGWIAWSKTRGKRRSAQDAEAAAAATHTRAEPPPVETLLKVDTLELEVGYGLVSLVDPGQGGTLLDRIAAVRRQLAMELGLVMPPVRMRDNVQLQSTEYRVKVRGAVVASGSVRPDRLLAMDSGIAEGKVDGERTREPAFGLDAWWIESSQRARAESMNYTVVDPTSVVATHLTEIIKRHADELLTRQEVANLLEPLKERAPKLVEETVPTIVKPAELQRVLQNLLRERVPVRDMETILETLSEWGARTKDLDILTEYVRNGLKRSICQQYASPSAEGGMTLTCVTLDPSLEDVISGYIDRGAAGTTFSMPARVAGAIAEQIAEGLKRVTAAGGHPVVVASPQVRAAVRQILDPHMPAVAVLGYNEVASGVEAESMGLIGVPSALSRHSPAAA, via the coding sequence GTGAATGACGGCAGAGCGAGTGCGACGGCAACGGGCGGGATCACCGCCTGGGTTGCGCGTCATCGTGGGCTCGTTGTGCCTGTCGCTTTCGTGCTGATGATCGTTGTGATCGTGGTGCCGCTGCCGCCGGCGGCGCTCGACATCATGATCTCTCTGAACATCGCGGCATCGGTGATTGTGCTCCTGACATGTATCTACATGGCCAAGCCGCTGGAGTTCAGCGTCTTTCCGTCGCTGCTGCTTGCGACGACACTGACTCGGCTGGTGCTGAACATCGCCTCAACGCGCCTGATTCTCACGGCGGACGCCTCATCCCCGGCGGAGGCGGCCCTGGTTGCGGGTCACGTCATCCGCGCCTTCGGGAACTTCGTGGCGGGCGATTCGCTCTTTGTCGGTGTGGTGATTTTCCTGATCATTGTCATCGTTCAGTTCGTCGTGATCACCAAGGGAGCCGGGCGAGTCAGCGAGGTTGCGGCGAGGTTCACCCTCGATGCGATGCCGGGAAAGCAGATGGCGATCGATGCCGACCTGAACGCGGGGATGATCGACGAGGCCGAGGCGAGGCGCAGGCGTGACGAGATCAGGCAGGAGGCCGATTTCTTCGGCGCCATGGACGGTGCGAGCAAGTTCGTTCGGGGCGATGCGGTCGCCGGGATCATCATCACCATCATCAACGTGCTCGGCGGGTTCGCCATCGGGATCATCGACCGCGGCTGGCCTGCGGGGCAGACGGCCGAGGTCTTCACGAAGCTCACGATCGGCGATGGACTCACGAGCCAGATTCCCTCGTTCATCATCGCGATTGCATCCGCGTTGATCGTGACGCGATCCGGCTCACGCGAGGACCTGGGGCAGGAACTGACGGGCCAGTTGATCAGCCAGCCGAAGGGGTTGTTCATCACGACCGGCTTTCTGACGCTGCTTGCCATGACGCCTTTGCCAACGATACCGCTTCTGACCTGCGCCGGACTGATCGGGTGGATCGCTTGGTCAAAGACACGCGGGAAACGCAGGTCTGCGCAGGATGCGGAAGCTGCTGCTGCGGCGACCCACACGAGGGCCGAGCCCCCTCCGGTTGAGACGCTTCTGAAGGTGGACACCCTCGAGCTTGAGGTCGGCTACGGCCTCGTTTCACTGGTCGATCCGGGCCAGGGCGGGACACTCCTGGACCGGATTGCCGCAGTGCGTCGCCAACTCGCGATGGAACTCGGGCTTGTCATGCCGCCTGTGCGCATGCGTGACAATGTCCAGCTTCAGTCCACCGAGTATCGCGTGAAGGTGCGGGGTGCGGTCGTGGCGAGCGGGAGCGTCCGCCCCGATCGGCTGCTGGCGATGGACTCCGGGATCGCCGAGGGCAAGGTAGACGGGGAACGAACGAGAGAGCCCGCGTTTGGTCTGGACGCCTGGTGGATAGAGTCGTCGCAGCGAGCCAGAGCGGAGTCTATGAACTACACGGTTGTCGATCCGACAAGCGTGGTTGCGACGCATCTCACGGAGATCATCAAGCGACACGCGGATGAGTTGCTGACCCGGCAGGAAGTGGCCAACCTGCTCGAGCCGCTGAAGGAGCGAGCTCCGAAGCTGGTTGAGGAGACTGTGCCGACAATCGTGAAGCCGGCAGAACTCCAGCGGGTCCTCCAGAACCTCCTGCGGGAGCGTGTGCCCGTGCGTGACATGGAGACAATCCTTGAGACCCTCTCCGAATGGGGGGCGAGGACCAAGGACCTGGATATTCTGACCGAGTACGTCCGCAATGGGCTGAAGCGATCGATATGCCAGCAGTACGCGAGCCCATCGGCCGAGGGTGGTATGACGCTGACTTGTGTGACACTCGACCCGTCCCTCGAGGACGTGATCAGTGGATACATCGACCGTGGAGCCGCGGGTACCACCTTCTCAATGCCTGCGCGAGTTGCGGGTGCGATCGCGGAGCAGATCGCCGAGGGGCTCAAGCGGGTGACCGCTGCGGGTGGGCATCCGGTGGTTGTTGCCTCGCCGCAGGTGAGGGCGGCGGTGCGACAGATCCTCGATCCGCACATGCCCGCTGTGGCGGTGCTCGGGTACAACGAGGTCGCATCGGGCGTCGAGGCGGAGTCGATGGGGCTGATCGGGGTGCCGAGCGCATTGTCGCGGCACTCTCCGGCAGCGGCATAG
- the flhB gene encoding flagellar biosynthesis protein FlhB: MAQELGEKTEAPTGRRLGDARNKGQVPKSTELTGAIEIAVALAVLLVLGAWMIGSMSSVMRRTLELESDAVALGHSDLARTIKWAAMEGVTIAGPFMIIMFVAAAIAHMMQVGVLFTTYPLKPKLEKLNPVAGVKRILGLRGMVKGAMGVTKLVIAAGIATIVLASNMGALATLPNLDVLAAVSVMTWSIVELAVWVIAIFLVLGVLDWWYQKWQHTRDLRMTKQEVKDERRSMEGDPEIKRRRMKIAYEMAMQRIRSDVPKADVIVTNPTHFAVALRYDNEKMRAPVVVAKGADLLAYRIREVAAVYGVPIVERPPLARALYYNVEVGHAIDPEQYEAVAEVLAYVYRLDRRTA; this comes from the coding sequence AGGTCCCCAAGAGCACAGAGTTGACAGGGGCGATCGAGATCGCGGTCGCGCTCGCGGTCCTGCTCGTGCTCGGGGCGTGGATGATCGGCAGCATGTCGTCCGTGATGCGTCGCACGCTCGAGCTTGAATCGGACGCGGTCGCGCTCGGACACTCGGATCTTGCGCGCACGATCAAGTGGGCGGCCATGGAGGGTGTGACGATCGCCGGTCCATTCATGATCATCATGTTTGTCGCGGCGGCCATCGCCCACATGATGCAGGTCGGGGTGTTGTTTACGACCTATCCCCTGAAGCCGAAGCTGGAGAAGCTCAATCCGGTTGCGGGTGTCAAGCGAATCCTCGGGCTTCGCGGCATGGTGAAGGGCGCGATGGGGGTCACGAAGCTCGTGATCGCCGCGGGGATCGCGACGATCGTTCTGGCATCGAACATGGGAGCGCTCGCGACGCTTCCGAACCTCGATGTGCTCGCTGCGGTGTCTGTGATGACATGGTCGATCGTTGAACTCGCGGTATGGGTCATCGCGATTTTCCTTGTGCTTGGCGTGCTCGATTGGTGGTATCAGAAGTGGCAGCACACGCGCGACCTTCGCATGACCAAGCAAGAGGTCAAGGATGAGCGGCGTTCGATGGAGGGGGACCCTGAGATCAAGCGCAGGCGGATGAAGATCGCGTACGAGATGGCGATGCAGAGGATCCGGTCTGACGTTCCGAAGGCGGACGTTATCGTCACGAATCCGACACACTTTGCCGTCGCGCTCAGGTACGACAACGAGAAGATGCGGGCTCCGGTCGTGGTCGCGAAGGGGGCCGATCTTCTGGCGTATCGAATCAGGGAGGTCGCGGCGGTCTACGGGGTTCCGATCGTTGAGCGTCCGCCTCTGGCGAGAGCGCTGTATTACAACGTCGAGGTCGGGCACGCGATCGATCCCGAGCAGTACGAGGCGGTTGCGGAGGTGCTTGCGTACGTCTATCGATTGGATCGTCGCACCGCGTGA